The Antechinus flavipes isolate AdamAnt ecotype Samford, QLD, Australia chromosome 4, AdamAnt_v2, whole genome shotgun sequence genomic interval TTCCCTCTTACCCTTGAAGACTCGGGTAGCTCCTCGGGCTTGCAACTCTGCAATTGGCATGATGGCTCCCAGAGGTTGGAGAAGACCAATTATGGCCAATGTTGGCTTTTCCAGGAATGGAGGGAAGACATATTTATAAAGGGAGATGCGGTTGTTCTTGATTTGGATGACAGACTCatcaagaaaggggaaagagaaggagtaaCCCGTTGCAAAGATGACAGCATCAATATTATCTTCCTTGGTACCATCTTCAAAGATCACAGAGGATTCAGTAAACTCCTTCACATTTGGTTTCACGATGATTCGGCCAGAGATGATTCCATTGGGAAGGTCATCACCTACAATGGGATACTTGCTGAGGAACCTGTTAGGGAAAGTTCAAGAAAACGGGTGAAGAGAAAGAACTTAGATATAAGGTTTATGAAGATTCCCATCCACCATAATGAAAGATTCAATCAATCAGCCAAATGTATGCTGGGCTTTTCCTACTCTGATGTTAAAATAGGTTCTCCTCCACGGCATAATGATACAATGACCCACAACAAGGGGATGGAAcatctaaggtttttttttttttttttttttttcctccagcaaTGTTGGTACTGAATTTGCACAGAGCCATCCACAAACTCTTTATTGGTCCCTCTGATAAGTAACACTGTGAATACATCAGACTTTTAACTGCAATTTTATTGGAATAATCATCTTTTATCAAATCTAAGGatgggaaaaagaagaaggatgaAAGACTATATGTCATTATGTTCAAGTTCATGCACTAAGCAAAAATAAAGGCTGAATGATTGAATCACCTAGCTCTTAACCTTCACCCAGTTTCTTAAAGTTCCCTCCagagatcaaagagtatgcagaggATAAATAAATGTTCCCTTCACAATCTGAGTAAATTATAGTTAAAAGAAGCCGTGAAATCACTTGCAGGGAATTGTGAAATTACTTTTTGCTTAGTGCATAAGCTTGAACACAGTGACCTATATCCTTTCATCCTTCTTCTTCCTACCCCTACATTTGACAAAAAAATGATTATTCCAATAAAATTGCAGTTAAATGTCTGATATATTCACAGTGTCACTTATCAGAGGGACAAATACAGAGGGACCAGTCAAGAATGTGTGGATGGCTTTGTGCAAATTCAGCCTTTCCCTCTGTATTTGTTAAAATGTGTAATGGTTGTGGGAGGGAGTTGgaggaaaattttcaaaaaatctcTATCTGGACTAGGCATTTTATATCTAGAATTGTTTAGTCAGAACTAGGGTGCCCAGAATCCAAGGGACACACAATTTTCTCAAGTGACTTCTAGAAACTCAAAAGGAATAGGTGGGGGCCATAGTTCCATGCTTTAGAATAAGTCTTGGCTTATATACAACTGTAAAGtatgttctatttctatttcttggtagttttgattttttttccattttatcatatttgattatttgaaaaCTTTGCACTTGTGTGAAATTTAAGTTATGGTTGAAAAAGTTCCTATTTGAACAAAATTTAGGGAATTTTGGGGAAGAAGTTTTGAGAAAGAAATGCAGgggttttttaaattcttcaatgTGATTCACATCCATCCctatcaattaaattaaaatttaaattggaaGGGAGTTTATTTATCCTCAAGTAAAATTTCTCCTGTAATAGGGAATGTTGTCTATTGCATTTATGGCTCAGAGGTGCTATTAGGAGTCCTGACCCCTAGTATCAAGTAAATTAGTGATGAGTAGTCCAACAGGGGCCACATAGGGTGGTAATTTAAGTAGCTCCCAGGAAGGACAATTCAACTAGGGATACAGTTGTGTCAGGAGAATGAATAACCCATCATCCTTTCCACTTCATTCATCTTTATTGTTCACAATTTCATGCTATTTCCCTTTCATGTCTTCTATTACCCATATTACAAATAAACTCTTTATAGGTATAGGCTGGCCTGTGACAGAGAAATAGAGGTGGTAGGTATAGAGGCAGTGGTTTTCAGGCTGCTATTTTGGGAAAATAATAGCTTCCTGACCAATGTTGATGCCTAGAAAAATTCCCAGCTGGTCATGTTACTCATGGTTCTGTCCCTGACAAAAGGAAAATTTCTGAATAAAATTTCAATTCCTAGAAGCAAGACTTTCAGACAATTCAGAGAAAATTATTTACCATCTCTCAAGATTTTAGGTCACTGTTCTATTACTATATTTCCATTTAACACATCTTTTCTAGGAAATACTATTTTGGAATGATAGTCAGTACCTGTGGGAAGGCTTCAGGCCATAGTTTATGTGGTTGAATCTTGAATTCAGTTTGTTTTCTCCCCACCTATTCAGTAGGCACAAGGGGGTAACATGGCGGATGACATTTCTGAAGCGAGTAAAGTATGTAACATCCAGTGGATAGCCATTATCTGAAACACGATTCAGCACCCATGATCCTGACCTGGTGCTGAGGAAAATCtttttcaaaaggcaaaaaacttCAGATTAGGTGAACCAgctctcattttttattcttataaatgggAAGAGAAGGATGGGATAAAAGGGTTTCATTTTGGGTCAAGCTACCTTATTGCTTTTCAGAGGAGAACAGAACAGGGAAGAGAGTGgagatggggaagaaaggagaaaataaataatacattatttaGGGCTTTGGGGTTAATAGTATGTAGTAATTGCCTGCATCTTAACTGTGTtgaagggaggtagggaggagGACTAAAACTAGAATGAATGTACAGTATTTCATAAAAGATGACAGGATAGAAATTCCAAATAATTCCTCAACTGGAAAAACCTTAGTAGGTGTTCAAAAGAGCAACATCCAGTGGGAGGTTGGAATAAATTGAACCTTTTTTGTGGTGTGGCTGAGATCCACAGTGATATCTGCTCCAGAGTTCCCCAGGCCAATCATAACCACTCTTTTGTCTCTGAAATTTTCAGGCTCTTTGTATTTCCAGCTATGCAAGATTTGCCCTTTAAATTTCGTTATACCTGTAAGGGTAAAAACAGACAACAAAAGGCTTTTAGATCATATCTCATCCCAGAATGAAGACTCTCTTGAGCATAGATTTTCCCTAAACCAGAAATCACAAATGTCATCATCCAGCCCTATCTATATTCTTTATAAATGGTCATGCtgttttctgaattgaatttCAGAAAAGAGGCGAGGCTTGAACTCTAAGTGTGATCTTTTCACCACTAAATGGAcatgtgaccttgagtaaatcatACACCAATTATGCTGTTTTTTATCCCACCTTGGCtttcagataaagaaaggaacatatattaaacacctactatgttctatatatatatatatatatatatatatatatatatatatatatatatatatatagagagagagagagagagagagagagagagagagagagagagagagatctgaaataaagaattaattaaaatcatGGAATCCTATATCAtcaagacagctaggtggtacagtagttAGAGTGctgatcttgaagtcaggaatatctgagttcaaatactgcagCAAACCCTtgtcctgggcaagttatttgaccactctgtgcctcagtttcctcatctgtaaaatggggataataatagcatctataatACCATGCTGTGAGGcttacataaaaaataataattgtaaaatgtttcGCTGGTacatagtactaaataaatgttagatattagtagtagtagtagtagtagtagtagtagtagtagtagtagtattgcaTATCTAGAAGAGTTTCTAAAGTCTGACCATAGTACATCATTTGAAAAGGAAAGGCATTCATAGTTGGAGGGGAATGAATGAGAAAGACTCCAGCAGAAagagatttgagctgagtcttaatgGAAGCAAAGGAAActgtagaggaaaagaaaagatcacATTTTGCCTCGAATTAGCTTGCCCTGTGAGAATTAGGGCAAATTTTGTCTAACTAGTTTTCCCCTCTTATTGGTTAGCCCAGTGCTctgcatataataagcacttaataaatgtttgctaaattgttGTTTAATTGCACAAACATTGACTAAACACCAGAGGTCTGTGAGCTCACTGCCttagaatttaaatataattgatatGTTACATAAGCAGATAACATTATATACATATCCCCTtcaggaggaggggaagaggataaTGATAATATAGGATGTTTGCTTTACAGAGGTCTAAAAATGAAGTGCCAAAGTCATGGGATCATGATCTCACTCTCTAAGTGGTTTCTCATTTTGcaggcaaggaaactgagaccaagagatgggaattgacttgcccaaattctcacattgatcttttcccctctccctttctctgtgtctctgtgtctctctcctccctccttttctctttcccttcctccttacctcctttctccctccttctctctctccctccttcccttttttctttccttccttccttccaggctACCAAgcttaggtgacttgcccagggtcacccaactaaTAAACATCTAaaaactgtatttgaactcagtttctcctgattctagggctggtactttatccactatgctacccaGCTGTCCCAGCACATTGCATttccaaacaaaaaacaatcaattGGATGGCTGAGAGGTTTATCTCTGGATCAGTCCTGTGTCTGTTGGTTACTCTCAAGTTTAAGCctaaagataatttaaatattttttctcactagacaaatatgtttaaaacatacAGCCATGTAAATTATGACACTTCCCACAGATAATTTACCTGGAAAAAATGAGAGTGGTAGGTAAGGTTCAACATGATGGCCCGTGCAAACCAAAACAGCATCAAAGACGGATGATTCCTTTTTCCCAGAATTCTCAGTGATGACATTCCATTGGCCAGTGATAGAGAAATCTGGCTGTTTTGTTACACTGAGAACAGTGGtctaacaaaaaacaaacaaacaaaaaaaacagaaaaattgtaAGAAGAAGATTGATTAATCTTGGGGTAGGAAGATAAAAGTGGCCATTGACCAAGACAAGGAAACTGACCTTTTATAAATGCAAGACTAGCCTACACTTCCGAGTCTTATCTTATTAAACTGTCCCTCGCAGA includes:
- the LOC127562909 gene encoding flavin-containing monooxygenase 5-like, translated to MVKRVAIIGAGSCGLPAIKCCLDEGLEPTCFEQNDDIGGLWKFHDETIEGRASIYKSLTINTSKEMMTFSDFPIPEDYPNYMHNSQVMEYFWAYTKHFGLLSYICFKTTVLSVTKQPDFSITGQWNVITENSGKKESSVFDAVLVCTGHHVEPYLPLSFFPGITKFKGQILHSWKYKEPENFRDKRVVMIGLGNSGADITVDLSHTTKKIFLSTRSGSWVLNRVSDNGYPLDVTYFTRFRNVIRHVTPLCLLNRWGENKLNSRFNHINYGLKPSHRFLSKYPIVGDDLPNGIISGRIIVKPNVKEFTESSVIFEDGTKEDNIDAVIFATGYSFSFPFLDESVIQIKNNRISLYKYVFPPFLEKPTLAIIGLLQPLGAIMPIAELQARGATRVFKGLIKLPPEDIMMADIIQKIKENEKRYVPSQHINLQVQYVEYMDEISSFSGVKPNLLSLFLRDPKLAWEVFFGPCTPIQFRLMGPGKWDGAREAILSQRKRIIRATKTREPPNTREEDPLSLGFMFLKTLWFLAFFMAIFVYL